A genome region from Balneolaceae bacterium includes the following:
- the rpmB gene encoding 50S ribosomal protein L28 translates to MARKDDITGKGALNGYRSSKSNNKTKHKFQQNLQKKKFYLPEEDRWVTLKVSAKTLRTINKKGITAVLKEAKQKGTLIKEV, encoded by the coding sequence ATGGCACGCAAAGACGACATCACGGGGAAGGGCGCCCTTAACGGCTACCGATCCTCGAAGTCCAATAACAAAACGAAGCACAAATTCCAGCAAAACCTGCAGAAGAAAAAGTTTTATCTTCCCGAGGAGGACCGCTGGGTGACGCTCAAGGTGTCTGCCAAAACGCTGCGCACCATCAACAAGAAGGGCATCACCGCCGTGCTGAAGGAAGCAAAGCAGAAAGGAACCCTGATCAAGGAAGTCTAG
- the rpmG gene encoding 50S ribosomal protein L33, giving the protein MAKGNRVQVILECTEKPGSSRYVTTKNRRNSPDRLELKKYNPVLRKHTVHKEIK; this is encoded by the coding sequence ATGGCAAAAGGAAATCGCGTACAGGTCATACTGGAATGCACGGAAAAGCCGGGATCATCCCGCTACGTGACCACCAAGAACCGGAGGAATTCCCCTGACCGGCTGGAACTAAAAAAGTACAACCCAGTGCTTCGCAAGCACACCGTACACAAGGAAATCAAATAA
- a CDS encoding DUF4295 family protein — protein sequence MAKKQTFGAEALQLKAAHRRMAKVIISTPTDKRNKYAFKEAMVEQDSVQEFIRQHNSD from the coding sequence ATGGCCAAGAAGCAGACATTCGGAGCCGAGGCGCTTCAACTGAAAGCCGCCCACCGGCGTATGGCAAAAGTGATAATCTCCACCCCCACGGACAAACGTAACAAGTATGCCTTCAAAGAGGCGATGGTGGAACAGGACAGTGTTCAGGAATTTATCAGGCAGCACAACAGCGACTGA
- a CDS encoding GatB/YqeY domain-containing protein — protein sequence MSLKDRILSDLTAAMKNREQDRLRVLRSLKSKLLEKEISERKGGEAQLSDEQVVEVLMKAAKQRRESIEQFREGGRDDLVAAEEQELEIIESYLPEMLSEEEVRDRARQKIDELGAQDMSDMGAVMGALMGELKGKAEGGLVSRVVKEELSG from the coding sequence ATGTCACTCAAGGACCGCATACTATCTGACCTCACCGCCGCCATGAAAAACAGGGAGCAGGACCGCCTGCGGGTGCTGCGCTCCCTGAAGTCCAAGCTGCTCGAAAAGGAGATCAGCGAGCGCAAGGGCGGGGAGGCTCAACTCTCCGATGAACAGGTGGTGGAAGTGCTCATGAAGGCGGCCAAACAACGAAGGGAGTCCATCGAGCAGTTCCGGGAAGGAGGGCGCGACGATCTTGTCGCCGCTGAAGAGCAGGAGCTGGAGATAATCGAATCGTACCTTCCCGAAATGTTATCCGAAGAGGAGGTGCGGGATCGTGCGCGCCAAAAAATAGACGAATTGGGCGCCCAAGACATGTCCGACATGGGTGCCGTCATGGGCGCCCTGATGGGTGAACTCAAGGGAAAAGCCGAAGGCGGCCTCGTCAGCAGGGTCGTCAAGGAAGAACTCTCCGGGTAA
- a CDS encoding CvpA family protein, whose protein sequence is MTLIDLLILIPVLLTAYSGAVNGFVREIMGIAGLILAVFLTFSYMDPLARLIAPWFTEGASWVPFLAGAAIFLATLAVVNLIAHLFSRFLEAVQLSALNRLAGGLFGAARGAILVSVVLLLLAGFNQPTQEVRQESATYAYAVQAAPMAFDAVAAIWPGARDFADTVQRTLEQYDPVERFPGLDR, encoded by the coding sequence ATGACCCTCATAGATCTGCTCATTCTCATCCCGGTGCTTCTAACCGCCTACAGCGGTGCGGTCAACGGCTTTGTCAGAGAAATAATGGGTATCGCGGGACTCATACTGGCCGTTTTTCTGACCTTCTCCTATATGGACCCTCTGGCCCGTCTGATCGCTCCCTGGTTTACCGAAGGCGCTTCCTGGGTACCCTTTCTGGCGGGAGCGGCCATCTTCCTGGCTACCCTGGCCGTGGTCAACCTCATCGCCCATCTGTTCAGCCGCTTCCTGGAAGCGGTGCAGCTGAGCGCCCTCAACCGCCTGGCCGGGGGACTCTTCGGGGCCGCCCGGGGCGCCATACTTGTCAGCGTGGTGCTCCTCCTGCTTGCCGGATTCAATCAGCCCACGCAGGAGGTACGCCAGGAGTCGGCCACCTACGCTTACGCCGTGCAGGCCGCACCCATGGCCTTCGACGCGGTGGCGGCCATATGGCCCGGGGCGCGCGACTTCGCCGATACGGTGCAGCGCACCCTCGAGCAGTACGACCCCGTGGAACGCTTCCCCGGACTGGACCGGTGA
- the tyrS gene encoding tyrosine--tRNA ligase — protein MPFRPVEEQMEIIRRGTAEIVPEEELVEKLEASREEDRPLRIKLGCDPTRPDLHLGHSVILRKLRQFQDLGHEAILIIGDFTARIGDPSGQNKTRPALSREEIDHNATSYLDQATRILEPAKTTITYNNQWLGEMNFDEVVMLASKITVARMIERDDFSKRFNSNEPISLHEFLYPLAQGQDSVHLRSDVELGGTDQKFNLLVGRDLQKQAGQEPQVALMMPLLVGTDGSLKMSKSYDNYIGITEEPNEMYGKVLSIPDELMDSWFELLSDVPVDQLNDYRRMAEDNPRDTKHELALAITRMYHGEKAARGAREHFEKTVIGDQVPEDAVELNYEAGSEVRLLDIIADAGFTSSNGESKRLIKQGGVTIDEEKITDKGHAVSFESGTSFVLRVGKRNYAKVHGS, from the coding sequence ATGCCATTCAGACCTGTTGAAGAACAGATGGAAATCATTCGCCGAGGCACAGCCGAGATCGTGCCCGAGGAGGAACTTGTTGAAAAACTGGAGGCCTCGCGCGAAGAGGACCGTCCCCTCCGCATCAAGCTGGGCTGCGACCCCACCCGGCCCGACTTGCACCTGGGACATTCGGTGATCCTGCGCAAGCTGCGCCAGTTTCAGGACCTGGGCCACGAAGCCATCCTTATAATAGGCGATTTCACCGCCCGTATAGGCGATCCCAGCGGACAGAACAAGACCCGGCCCGCCCTCAGCCGCGAAGAGATCGACCACAACGCCACCTCCTACCTTGATCAGGCCACTCGCATCCTCGAACCCGCCAAAACCACCATCACCTACAACAACCAGTGGCTGGGGGAGATGAACTTCGATGAGGTGGTCATGCTCGCCTCGAAGATCACGGTTGCCCGCATGATCGAGCGCGACGACTTTTCCAAACGTTTCAACAGCAACGAACCCATCTCGCTGCACGAATTCCTCTATCCCCTGGCCCAGGGCCAGGATTCGGTGCACCTGCGCTCGGATGTGGAGCTGGGGGGGACCGACCAGAAGTTCAACCTGCTGGTGGGACGCGACCTGCAAAAGCAGGCGGGCCAGGAGCCCCAGGTGGCCCTGATGATGCCCCTGCTGGTGGGCACCGACGGCAGCCTGAAGATGTCGAAGTCCTACGACAACTACATCGGCATCACCGAGGAACCCAACGAGATGTACGGCAAGGTGCTCTCCATTCCCGACGAGCTGATGGACTCCTGGTTCGAGCTGCTCTCAGACGTGCCGGTCGACCAGCTGAACGACTATCGCCGCATGGCCGAGGATAATCCCCGCGACACCAAGCACGAGCTGGCCCTGGCCATTACCCGCATGTACCACGGGGAGAAGGCCGCACGGGGCGCCCGTGAGCATTTCGAGAAGACCGTCATCGGAGACCAGGTACCCGAGGACGCCGTGGAGCTGAACTACGAAGCCGGCAGCGAGGTGCGCCTGCTCGACATCATCGCCGACGCCGGTTTTACCTCCAGCAACGGGGAGTCCAAACGCCTCATCAAGCAGGGCGGGGTGACCATCGACGAGGAAAAGATTACCGACAAGGGACATGCCGTAAGCTTCGAGAGCGGCACCTCTTTCGTACTCCGCGTAGGCAAGCGCAACTACGCAAAGGTACACGGCAGCTGA
- a CDS encoding exodeoxyribonuclease III, with translation MLVISSLNVNGIRAAHRRGFTDWVAERAPDILCLQELRALPGQVPDPVRRLDYHAYWHPAVKKGYAGVGILSRREPLHVERGMGLKWADREGRLMMAEYEELTVFSLYAPSGTTGDERQSLKMEFLDHFLPLARRQLEQSKPVVFCGDFNICHTAIDIHNPKQNSNTSGFLPEERRWVSQLLEEGYEDIYRNLHPGETDLYSWWSYRAASKKRNKGWRIDYHMGTPSLVHAAREALIEREWDLSDHAPVTVSYDL, from the coding sequence GTGCTGGTCATATCCTCCCTGAACGTAAACGGCATCCGCGCCGCCCACCGGCGCGGCTTTACCGACTGGGTGGCCGAACGCGCACCCGACATCCTATGCCTGCAGGAGCTGCGCGCCCTCCCCGGACAAGTGCCGGACCCGGTGCGCAGGCTGGACTACCACGCCTACTGGCACCCCGCCGTAAAGAAGGGCTACGCCGGCGTGGGCATACTCTCCAGACGGGAACCCCTGCACGTGGAGCGGGGCATGGGACTCAAGTGGGCCGACCGGGAGGGCCGCCTCATGATGGCCGAATATGAGGAGCTCACCGTCTTCTCACTCTACGCTCCCAGCGGTACCACCGGGGACGAGCGCCAATCTCTCAAAATGGAGTTCCTGGATCATTTTCTTCCCCTGGCGCGGCGCCAGCTGGAGCAGTCCAAGCCGGTGGTTTTCTGCGGTGATTTCAACATTTGCCATACCGCCATCGACATCCACAACCCAAAGCAGAACAGCAACACCTCGGGCTTTCTGCCGGAGGAGCGGCGGTGGGTGAGCCAACTGCTGGAGGAGGGGTACGAGGACATCTACCGCAACCTGCACCCCGGGGAAACCGACCTCTACAGCTGGTGGAGCTATCGCGCCGCCTCCAAGAAACGCAACAAAGGCTGGCGCATCGACTATCACATGGGCACGCCCTCCCTGGTGCATGCCGCCCGCGAGGCGTTAATCGAACGGGAGTGGGACCTTTCGGACCACGCGCCCGTCACGGTATCCTACGACCTCTGA
- a CDS encoding MarR family transcriptional regulator — translation MSTHYRGSDEEKRTLNAFIKLMRASESVNNRLNRHLSEADLTVSQFGVMEALLHLGPLNQKSLGEKLLKSGGNITLVIDNLEKCGHVKRRRDPDDRRSMLVSLTGEGERFIREFFPRHLERIMEEFAVLKPGEKEKLAHICKKLGLGGQDF, via the coding sequence ATGTCTACGCATTACCGGGGTTCCGACGAGGAGAAGCGCACCCTGAACGCCTTTATCAAACTGATGCGCGCCTCCGAATCGGTCAACAATCGCTTGAACCGCCATCTCTCGGAAGCCGACCTCACCGTCAGCCAGTTTGGCGTAATGGAGGCGCTGCTGCACCTGGGGCCCCTGAACCAGAAGTCTTTGGGTGAAAAACTACTCAAGAGCGGGGGCAACATCACCCTGGTGATCGACAACCTGGAGAAGTGCGGCCATGTGAAGCGGAGGCGCGATCCCGACGACCGGCGCTCCATGCTGGTCAGTCTTACCGGGGAGGGCGAGCGTTTCATTCGTGAATTCTTTCCCCGCCACCTGGAGCGCATCATGGAGGAATTCGCCGTACTTAAACCCGGGGAAAAGGAGAAACTGGCGCACATCTGTAAAAAGCTGGGGCTCGGAGGACAGGATTTCTGA
- a CDS encoding FtsX-like permease family protein: MKNTSFIARRYLFSRKHVSLISTLTGISVIGVTIGTALLIVVLSVFNGFFEVIKGFLLENDPDLRIESAEGREMGFDAALREELAAIPEVRIYSPYIDGKALLAHNRSRDRVVPVRGIETDSFERLHGLAGQLSSGVYDLSVEDRQPGVLLSEQLMAELGINVGDEVALLSAEGMRKALTQFSLPRTYRFEVRGSYSTVQLAGQAPAYVALEAASRLFEFGGTVTGVNLRLDDHQQAEQVKGELQRRLGSGYALSTWYDLQRPLYDVMYLEKWGSYLILMIIVLVAALNIVGSLTMIVIQKNRDIGVLRTIGHTPGNIRRIFVKQGFYIGLIGCGAGGALGLLLSWLQKEYGLIKLSSDFILEAYPASISAVDVSVILLGSLMLCVAASWYPAARAAKVEPADAVRNE, encoded by the coding sequence ATGAAGAACACCTCCTTTATCGCCCGGCGCTATCTATTCTCGCGCAAGCATGTCTCGCTTATTTCCACGCTTACCGGGATCAGCGTGATCGGGGTGACCATCGGCACCGCCCTGTTGATCGTGGTGTTGTCGGTTTTCAACGGGTTTTTCGAGGTGATCAAGGGTTTCCTGCTGGAAAACGATCCGGACCTGCGCATCGAATCGGCTGAAGGCCGGGAGATGGGTTTCGACGCAGCCCTCCGGGAGGAGCTGGCCGCTATACCTGAAGTGCGAATCTACAGTCCCTATATCGACGGAAAGGCGCTGCTGGCCCACAACCGGAGCCGCGACCGGGTGGTGCCGGTGCGCGGTATCGAGACCGACTCTTTTGAGCGGCTCCATGGGCTCGCCGGACAGTTGTCCAGCGGGGTGTACGACCTTTCGGTAGAAGACCGTCAGCCGGGGGTCTTGCTAAGCGAGCAGCTAATGGCCGAACTGGGCATCAACGTGGGCGACGAGGTCGCGCTGCTGAGCGCCGAGGGGATGCGCAAGGCCCTTACGCAGTTTTCCCTTCCACGCACCTACCGATTTGAGGTTCGGGGCTCCTATTCCACCGTGCAGCTCGCCGGACAGGCCCCGGCCTATGTCGCCCTGGAGGCGGCAAGCCGCCTCTTTGAGTTCGGAGGCACGGTGACGGGTGTAAATCTGCGTCTGGATGATCATCAACAGGCCGAGCAGGTAAAAGGGGAGCTGCAGCGGCGTCTGGGCAGTGGCTATGCCCTCTCTACCTGGTACGACCTTCAGCGGCCGCTCTACGACGTGATGTACCTGGAAAAATGGGGATCCTACCTGATCCTGATGATTATCGTGCTGGTGGCGGCCCTCAATATTGTGGGGTCCCTTACTATGATCGTTATTCAGAAAAACCGAGATATCGGTGTTCTGCGCACCATAGGTCATACCCCGGGTAACATACGACGGATATTCGTAAAGCAGGGGTTTTACATAGGGCTCATCGGCTGCGGGGCGGGGGGCGCGCTGGGACTGCTGCTGAGCTGGCTGCAGAAGGAATACGGGTTGATCAAACTCTCCTCGGACTTTATCCTGGAGGCCTACCCTGCCAGCATCAGCGCGGTAGACGTATCGGTGATCCTGCTGGGGAGCCTGATGCTCTGTGTAGCGGCCAGCTGGTATCCTGCCGCGCGGGCCGCGAAGGTGGAACCTGCCGATGCGGTTCGCAACGAGTGA
- a CDS encoding glycosyl hydrolase, giving the protein MSGRNAHHNFIFPGTVTLTLLGLLMAFTLPAQAQIFGHGRDTSTPAYQDQLLRALDYRNIGPYRAGRSVAVAGHTDQPNTYYTGFTGGGVYKSTNGGQTWINVSDGFFKTGSVGALTVAPSDYNVVYAGMGETCIRGNMSAGDGVYRSLDGGRTWEHIGLGDTHFIGEIVVHPDNPDIAWVAAMGHTFGTDGNTERGVYKTTNGGATWEKVLYRNPQTGAVDIEIDPNNPRVLYATLWEAYRNPWKMSSGGPGSGLYKSTDGGETWTSLSTRPGMPKGLMGKIGVAVSPLNSDRVWAIIESNNGGVFRSDDGGTTWNRTNSDRSLRQRAWYYTHITAGSESEDEVYVLNVGFYRSQDGGSEFDGIGTPHGDHHDLWVDPNNPDRMIVADDGGGQVTYNGGENWSSYYTSATAQFYHVTTDNQFPYHIYGAQQDNSTVSIKSRTEGGTIGERDWHPVAGGESGYIAPDPDNPNVTFGGSYGGYLNKFNDRTEQSDRVDVWPDNPMGHGASDLEYRFQWTFPIHISPHDADVLYTTSQYVHRSTNEGMSWDQISPDLTRNDKSKQQKSGGPITYDDTSIEYYNTIFAFAESPVRQGVLWAGADDGLVHVSRDNGETWTEVTPEGMPESMISIVEASHFDAGTAYLAVNRYKFDDFTPMLYKTSDFGETWTRINDGIPQGDFTRVIREDPNREGLLYAGTETGVYVSFNDGTSWQPLQQNLPAVPITDLAVHERDKDLVVATQGRSFWVMDDLPVLHQIRDEVVAAEYHLYQPENTYLFGGGGYSFPGMQSGENPDPGVVVYYNLQDSTEAEIELQFLEGDGDLIRTFSSKHDLEGNPVGGDNNFHRGEGDLPGDVLGSDAGLNRYSWDMEYPGATELDGRQILWAGDTDGPSAIPGTYEVRLLVGGEPVMSQDFIIQKDPRIETTQSDFQAQFDLHSEIIAKLDTTHKAINRIREVRTGIQDMMSENSDNEEAQELGEKILGQLASIEQALVQTRAESSQDVLNYPIRLNNKLASLASTVATGDNRPTEQQYAVYEHLAAQVDEQLRMLQPILEGEIPELTRELESDAVEFDNR; this is encoded by the coding sequence ATGTCGGGGCGCAACGCACACCATAACTTTATCTTTCCCGGAACCGTCACGTTGACGTTGCTGGGACTTCTGATGGCCTTCACCCTCCCTGCCCAAGCGCAGATCTTCGGCCACGGCAGGGACACCTCCACGCCTGCCTACCAGGATCAGCTTCTCCGCGCGCTGGACTATCGCAACATCGGACCCTACCGGGCCGGACGCTCGGTGGCGGTGGCCGGACACACCGACCAGCCCAACACCTACTATACCGGCTTCACAGGCGGCGGGGTCTACAAGTCCACCAACGGGGGACAGACCTGGATCAATGTATCCGATGGATTTTTCAAGACTGGATCGGTGGGCGCCCTGACGGTCGCCCCCTCCGACTACAACGTGGTTTATGCCGGCATGGGCGAGACCTGCATCCGGGGCAACATGTCGGCCGGCGACGGCGTCTACCGTTCGCTGGACGGTGGCAGGACCTGGGAGCACATCGGCCTGGGTGATACCCACTTCATCGGCGAAATCGTAGTGCATCCCGACAACCCGGACATCGCATGGGTGGCGGCTATGGGACACACCTTCGGCACGGATGGCAACACCGAGCGCGGGGTCTACAAGACCACCAACGGGGGGGCGACATGGGAAAAGGTCCTCTACCGCAATCCCCAGACCGGCGCGGTGGATATAGAAATTGATCCCAACAACCCGCGCGTACTCTACGCCACCCTCTGGGAAGCTTACCGCAACCCCTGGAAAATGTCGAGCGGGGGACCGGGCAGCGGTCTATACAAATCCACCGATGGGGGCGAGACGTGGACCAGCCTCTCCACGCGGCCCGGCATGCCGAAAGGACTGATGGGCAAGATCGGCGTAGCCGTTTCCCCCCTCAACTCCGACCGGGTCTGGGCCATCATTGAAAGCAACAACGGCGGGGTTTTCCGCTCTGACGACGGCGGGACCACCTGGAACCGCACCAACTCCGACCGAAGCCTCCGTCAGCGCGCCTGGTACTACACCCACATCACCGCAGGCTCGGAAAGCGAGGACGAGGTCTATGTTCTTAACGTGGGCTTCTACCGTTCACAGGACGGCGGCTCGGAATTCGACGGCATCGGCACCCCCCACGGCGACCATCACGATCTCTGGGTGGATCCCAACAACCCCGACCGCATGATCGTCGCTGACGACGGAGGGGGACAGGTGACCTACAACGGCGGGGAGAACTGGTCCTCCTACTACACCTCCGCCACCGCACAGTTCTACCACGTGACCACTGACAATCAATTTCCCTACCACATCTACGGCGCGCAGCAGGACAACAGCACGGTCTCCATTAAGAGCCGGACGGAGGGCGGCACCATAGGCGAGCGCGACTGGCACCCGGTGGCCGGAGGGGAGAGTGGCTACATCGCCCCCGACCCGGACAATCCCAATGTCACCTTCGGCGGCAGTTACGGGGGCTATCTCAACAAATTCAATGACCGTACCGAGCAGAGCGACCGCGTGGACGTCTGGCCGGACAACCCCATGGGACACGGGGCCTCCGACCTGGAATACCGTTTCCAGTGGACCTTCCCCATCCATATCTCCCCGCACGATGCCGACGTGCTTTACACCACCTCCCAGTACGTGCACCGCTCCACCAACGAGGGCATGAGCTGGGATCAAATCAGCCCCGACCTTACGCGCAACGACAAATCGAAGCAGCAGAAAAGCGGCGGGCCCATTACCTACGACGACACCAGCATCGAATACTACAACACCATTTTCGCTTTCGCTGAATCGCCCGTCCGCCAGGGCGTGCTCTGGGCCGGCGCAGATGACGGGCTGGTGCATGTGAGCCGCGACAACGGAGAAACGTGGACGGAAGTGACTCCAGAAGGCATGCCGGAGTCGATGATTAGTATCGTCGAGGCCTCCCATTTCGATGCCGGAACCGCCTATCTGGCGGTCAACCGCTACAAGTTCGACGACTTCACGCCCATGCTCTACAAAACCTCGGACTTCGGCGAGACGTGGACACGCATCAACGACGGAATCCCGCAGGGCGACTTCACCCGAGTGATCCGGGAGGACCCTAACCGTGAAGGCCTGCTCTACGCGGGCACCGAAACCGGCGTCTACGTCTCGTTCAACGACGGCACCTCCTGGCAGCCCCTGCAGCAGAACCTGCCGGCGGTGCCCATCACCGATCTGGCCGTTCACGAACGCGACAAGGATTTGGTCGTGGCCACCCAGGGCCGCTCGTTCTGGGTGATGGACGATCTGCCTGTGCTCCACCAGATCCGTGACGAGGTCGTTGCCGCCGAGTACCATCTCTACCAGCCTGAAAACACCTACCTCTTCGGCGGAGGCGGCTACAGCTTCCCGGGCATGCAGTCGGGCGAAAATCCCGATCCCGGCGTCGTGGTCTACTACAATCTTCAGGACTCCACCGAAGCCGAAATCGAGCTTCAGTTCCTGGAGGGCGACGGCGACCTGATCCGTACCTTTTCCAGCAAGCACGACTTGGAAGGCAATCCCGTTGGCGGCGACAACAACTTCCACCGCGGGGAAGGCGACCTCCCGGGGGACGTGCTCGGCTCGGACGCCGGACTCAACCGCTATTCATGGGACATGGAGTACCCTGGCGCTACCGAACTGGACGGGCGCCAGATTCTCTGGGCGGGCGACACGGACGGACCCTCCGCCATCCCGGGCACCTACGAGGTCCGGCTGCTGGTGGGCGGGGAACCGGTGATGTCGCAGGACTTCATCATCCAGAAGGACCCGCGCATCGAGACCACCCAGTCTGACTTCCAGGCGCAGTTCGACCTGCATTCGGAGATCATTGCCAAACTGGACACCACCCACAAGGCCATCAACCGTATCCGCGAGGTACGCACAGGAATCCAGGATATGATGAGCGAGAACAGCGATAATGAAGAGGCCCAGGAGCTGGGCGAAAAGATCCTCGGGCAACTAGCCTCCATCGAGCAGGCCCTGGTGCAGACCCGGGCCGAATCGAGCCAGGACGTGCTCAACTATCCCATCCGCCTGAATAACAAGCTGGCGTCACTGGCCAGCACCGTGGCAACCGGCGACAACCGGCCCACTGAGCAGCAGTATGCCGTCTACGAGCACCTGGCGGCGCAGGTGGATGAGCAGCTCAGAATGCTGCAGCCCATCCTGGAAGGTGAGATTCCCGAACTGACCCGCGAGCTGGAGTCGGACGCCGTGGAGTTTGACAATCGGTAG
- a CDS encoding mechanosensitive ion channel: MESMSWSEILEYVAWFFNVVLFEVKDTPITIGNVFVFILFIGLSIATAYLVRKVLIRKVLDRFNIDKGMSYTLSRVTQYVIVSVGVLLSLQFIGLDLSSLAVVFGLLSVGIGFGLQNVTSNFISGLIILFERPIAVGDRVSVNNIEGDITQIDIRSTKVRTINNISIIVPNSEFVSKDVINYSYGDPTYRLDIDVGVSYGSDLEKVLKALMEVAEDNESVMDDPEPEVHLVEFGDSSWNMQLRAWIGDVKYYPKVRNELNQAVVRKFREHGVEIPFPQRDLHLRSTVPLSQDLPKAKNMEEKTSEEMPKPEERARGEELDREEEDRNAGERAKREKAQRSTEEDRKMDPRDRERRDEVKRREREMLEEQSRDPEEEDDKEKPDS; the protein is encoded by the coding sequence ATGGAGTCGATGAGCTGGAGCGAAATTCTGGAATATGTGGCCTGGTTTTTCAACGTGGTCCTTTTTGAGGTAAAGGACACGCCTATCACCATAGGCAATGTCTTCGTTTTTATACTGTTTATCGGCCTCTCTATAGCGACTGCTTACCTCGTGCGGAAAGTTTTGATCCGGAAAGTGCTGGACCGCTTTAACATAGACAAGGGAATGAGCTACACCCTCTCCCGCGTCACCCAGTACGTTATCGTCAGCGTCGGCGTTCTTCTTTCCCTGCAGTTTATAGGGTTAGATCTGAGCAGTCTGGCAGTGGTTTTCGGCCTGCTCTCGGTGGGTATAGGCTTCGGGCTGCAGAATGTCACCTCCAACTTTATTTCGGGACTGATTATTCTTTTTGAACGGCCCATTGCGGTCGGCGACCGCGTCAGCGTCAACAATATTGAGGGAGATATTACCCAGATCGACATACGCTCCACCAAGGTGCGCACCATCAACAACATCTCCATCATCGTCCCCAACTCGGAGTTTGTTTCCAAAGACGTTATCAACTATTCCTACGGCGATCCCACCTATAGGCTGGACATCGATGTGGGGGTATCCTACGGCTCCGACCTGGAGAAGGTACTGAAGGCCCTGATGGAAGTGGCCGAAGATAACGAAAGTGTAATGGACGATCCCGAACCGGAGGTGCACCTGGTGGAATTCGGGGACTCTTCGTGGAATATGCAGCTCCGAGCCTGGATCGGCGACGTTAAATACTATCCGAAGGTACGCAACGAGCTCAACCAGGCGGTGGTCCGCAAGTTCCGGGAGCATGGGGTGGAGATTCCCTTTCCGCAGCGCGACCTGCACCTGCGCAGCACGGTACCCCTTTCGCAGGATCTGCCGAAGGCAAAGAACATGGAGGAGAAAACCTCCGAAGAGATGCCGAAGCCGGAGGAGAGGGCAAGGGGAGAAGAGCTGGACCGAGAGGAAGAAGATCGGAACGCCGGTGAGCGTGCCAAGCGGGAGAAGGCGCAGCGGTCAACCGAAGAGGACCGCAAGATGGATCCCAGGGATCGCGAGCGCAGGGATGAGGTCAAACGACGCGAACGCGAGATGCTGGAAGAGCAGTCCCGGGATCCGGAAGAGGAGGACGACAAAGAAAAGCCCGACAGCTGA
- a CDS encoding adenylate kinase has translation MRIIIFGPPGAGKGTQAQRIEEHYDIPHLSTGEIFRTAIRNQTSLGKKVQSILEAGELVPDDTVVGLVEDELAKERYRDGFILDGFPRTVPQAQAFDEFLEQKGRTLEAFLLLKVPEEELISRILSRGEGRSDDTKEKIKKRLSVYWEETLPVLTYYRKQNLVSEIDGTGSIAEIQQRIRETLDAS, from the coding sequence ATGCGCATCATCATATTCGGCCCCCCGGGCGCGGGCAAGGGAACACAGGCCCAACGCATCGAGGAGCACTACGACATTCCCCATTTATCTACGGGCGAGATTTTCCGCACCGCCATACGCAATCAGACTTCCCTGGGTAAAAAAGTTCAGTCCATCCTGGAAGCCGGTGAACTGGTGCCGGATGACACAGTGGTAGGACTGGTCGAGGATGAACTTGCCAAGGAGCGTTACCGGGATGGTTTTATCCTGGACGGCTTCCCCCGCACCGTCCCCCAGGCCCAGGCCTTTGATGAGTTTTTAGAGCAAAAGGGCCGCACACTGGAAGCTTTCCTGCTGCTGAAGGTGCCCGAGGAGGAGCTCATATCGCGTATTCTGAGCCGTGGAGAGGGACGATCCGATGATACAAAAGAGAAGATAAAGAAGCGCCTCAGCGTCTACTGGGAGGAGACCCTTCCTGTTCTGACGTACTACCGCAAACAGAATCTGGTCTCCGAAATTGACGGCACAGGCTCTATCGCGGAAATCCAACAGCGCATCCGCGAGACGCTGGACGCCTCTTGA